GCGGACGTGATTCGAGAGAAGGACTTATGGGTTTATTCTTATCGCATGCCAGAAGAGAGCAACAACCCGATCAAGATGGATGTTGGTATCGAAGACTGCCTGCACATAGAGTTTGAATACTCCAAGTCGAAGTACCACCTCAAGGATGTCATCGTGGGACGCATTTACTTCCTCCTGGTACGCCTGAAGATCAAACACATGGAGCTATCGATTATTCGACGAGAAACGACTGGGACCCGGCCGAATGAGTATAATGAGAGCGAGACGTTGGTGCGATTTGAGGTTAGTGTTTGAAATTATACCGCCGCGAATTGTTTGCTGATTGGCTAACCGAGCAAAGATCATGGACGGATCACCTTCTAGAGGTAAGCCCTTCGCATTTGTTCCTCCTTGCATACGCTTTTAAGCTCTCCGATCGCCTTTTGAGACCCTCGATTCGTTGAAACGTGATCCCCTCCGCCTGTTCAGACAGAAAGACGACTGCGCGGGGGAGATGAAGGGAAAGACAACTGGGATGAACTTGTGCTTACTATCAGCAGGTGAAACCATTCCTATTCGTTTGTTCCTTGGTGGATTTGACTTGACGCCAACTTTCCGGGATGTCAACATGAAGTTTTCGACACGTTATTATCTGAGTTTAGTTCTCATTGACGAAGGTACGTTAACCTGGTTGCACGGGCCCATGATGTATCCTTTCTTATCTCACTGCGCCTTGAATTTGAGCGCATTGCTGGCAACTGCCTCACAAATGTATCTTTGGTGCCTGAGTATCTTTCTCACCGCCAATTTCCCCTTGTCCAATCCATCAATAGCCGTCGGCAATTGATCACGATTTCGGACCAGTCAAAGTTGCGCGGCGCTCGGCCCGGTTGGTTACAGGCACCATTATCGGCGTCTCCCCGGCTGAAACCCCCACGCTAAAAGACCCTCACGTGGTGGACTCCACCGTCCCCAGTTATTCGTCCGGTTTTATATTTTACACCGACCGCTGTATTTTTGCCTATCTTGTGGGCCCTTGTATACTAACTCCTCATCTTTTAGACGCTCGTCGATACTTCAAACAATCCGAAATCATTCTCCATCGTCTCGCTCCCGAAATCCCCCCAACGCCTGAAGTAgcccggcagcagcagatccagatgcGGCAGGCCGCCGAGCAAaaacaccaccagctcccACCAGGCTCTGCGACTCCTGGCCCAGGAAGAGAGCATCCAAACAAccagcaacaagcacaagcaacCGCTCCTGTGGCCGCGGAGTAAGTATGACGTGGACTAGCGCGAACCATACTTTCCGAGCAAACGAGCACCATCCACCCTGATTAGTTGGGGCTAAACCTCCCGCTCACCTATCCTATCTACTTCCGATATGATACCAGCTATCGCGGTATCAACATATACCCTCGCCATTCCTCTGCTACTCACTATGTATATTCCTGTATACGTATGCTGTGTCTTCCTATTTCCTTTCTAGCCTGCTAGTGAGAATACACTTTACTTTTTACTACTACTCCACgaactttcttttcttgagCCGGCGACTCTCATAACGCTAGTAGTTCTGTTTTAGTGTATTATTGACCACAACGAGTACCGCAGCATGGGTTTGGTATACGGTTGTCATGCTTAAGGTGTAGAATACGCTTGGATTAGTTCATCATTTGACGATTGCATTATTATTTCGACCCGTGGACTCGTGAACTGTTAGatatagcttaaaatatatatcttactgTTTCCTGATCATCAATCCTAGCAGCTGCTTTCCTCAAGGGAGGCAACAGCCTCCGGAATAAAATTGCAAAAACAGTTGCATAAAAGCAAACCAAGAAAAAAACCTGCATACTCCAACAAGGAACTCCAGCAAGAAACGAAATTGAAATGGTTTTAGTGGTTAGTTTGCAAGATCAATCATTCAGCCAACAATCCTCATATAGGGAGGCGCGTGGATGGGAGAAGGCATTTCGAACAAACAACCAACACCGGAGGATCTCGTTTGCTATTGCTTCGACTTGTTTGAAGCGAAATGGCCAGATGGGATATTGAACAAGGATCGGGCCAGACGCGGAAACTGTCTTCCAGTTTTTCTTGGAAGATGACACAGCAGAAAAAACCAGCTACAGGTGTGATAGACTCCTATCAAGTGCCTCCCGTAATTTTGCAGGAATATCCATGTCTAATGGGAACGACAGAGATCTCATCTCGGCCGTAAACGGGTCCCATTCTTCAATCTTGGTCTCCGAACCGCAGAAAGAAAGGATCCAACTTTCCAAAATTGTACGGGAGTTCCTATCATCCAGATTGATAGGCTCATCAGCAGGGATAAGATCAACCAGGCGGCGTCGAGGGTCCAACCAGTCCAACTCCATGCACCTGTTCGAAGTTTCCACACTCTGAGGAGGTGGAATCTTCACTGGCGGCGGAGGCTCGACACGGCAGTTAACGTAGTAGAGGAGCTTTACGGCACACACTATACCTGAGAGTTCTCCATTATGATCTATGTACCTCTAAATACCACGCTCGGCCCTACATTTAGAGCCAGGCTATCGCAGGCTCAAGAGCATGCGCTCTGGTGACTCGATAagttccttgaccttgcttgccatcctcgccattgTTGCACCATCCACAACTCGGTGATCCGCACTCCAGCTGAAATTCACTACCTCGCCCTTGGCTACCTGGTCGGCTTCATCGAAAACGGGTATTGTCCGTGACCTTCCGACTCCTAGGATGGCCACCTCGTTGGTCACAATAACCGGGCTCACATAAGTACCACCAATATTTCCAATGTTCGAGACCGTGATAGTACCACCGCTGAGGTCTGCAGGAGTGAGTTTACCTTCCTTCCCTAGTGCACTTAAACGCGAGACCTCCTGCGCGACGTCTAGAATGGAAATGCTGCCCACG
This sequence is a window from Aspergillus puulaauensis MK2 DNA, chromosome 6, nearly complete sequence. Protein-coding genes within it:
- the VPS26 gene encoding vacuolar protein sorting-associated protein 26 (BUSCO:EOG092632FC;~COG:U;~EggNog:ENOG410PHXC;~InterPro:IPR028934,IPR014752;~PFAM:PF03643;~go_process: GO:0006886 - intracellular protein transport [Evidence IEA]); translation: MTSLFFSTPLDIDVVLEDGDERQMVDVKLEKGHREKVPLYMDGESVKGAVTVRPKDGKRLEHTGIKVQFIGTIEIFYDRGNHHEFLSLVQELAAPGELQHPQTFPFNFKNVEKQYESYNGINVKLRYFVRVTVSRRMADVIREKDLWVYSYRMPEESNNPIKMDVGIEDCLHIEFEYSKSKYHLKDVIVGRIYFLLVRLKIKHMELSIIRRETTGTRPNEYNESETLVRFEIMDGSPSRGETIPIRLFLGGFDLTPTFRDVNMKFSTRYYLSLVLIDEDARRYFKQSEIILHRLAPEIPPTPEVARQQQIQMRQAAEQKHHQLPPGSATPGPGREHPNNQQQAQATAPVAAE